The Streptomyces sp. ICC1 DNA window GTCAGGTGGCGAACAGCCGTGCCTCGGCGCGCTCGTGACGGCCCGACATCACGTCCGCCATCGGAACGCACCCGCCCAGATCGGCGAGTTCGCGTCGCAGGGCCGCCCCCGCCACCTCCTCGATGACGGGCGCGATGCCCCGCAGGATGACCTGCGCCTTGCGGTGGTCCGTGAGCCGCAGCCGCAGCGCCGCCCCGGTGAAACTGGCCGAATAGGCGAACAGGTCGCTGACCAGGGCCTGTTCGGCCGGGACGCCGGCGGCCGCGTACGCGACCCCGGCGGCCACCGCCTGTGAGCCGGGGGCCCGCTTGGCGGCGACGAGCGAGGCGTACCGCTCCAGCGGCTCGCCGCCGACGCACTCGCGGGCGATGTCCAGCAGCTGGCGGCCGGTACGGGTCGCGGCGCGGCGCAGCCCCTCGTTCAGCTTGGTCGCGTGCAGCCGCTGGTCGGTCTCGGCGAGCGCGTCCCAGTCGCCGGCCAGCGCGGCCCGGTGGGCCAGCGCCAGCGCGGTGGCGTCGGAGGGTCCCACCGAGTGCCGCAGCAGGTCGGCCAGCAGCTCCGGTACGCCCTCGGGGGTCACGGCCTTGGCCTGGGCGTAGCCCTCCAGGCCGTGGGAGAGGGTGTAGAAGCCGCTGGGGAAGGCCGAGTCGGTCAGCTGGAGGCTGACCAGGAGGGCCTGGACCGGCGAGGCGCCCGGCGGGGTCGAGGTGGTGCTCATGCCAGGTAGAACAGGTGGTTCAGGGGCAGTTCGCGGGCCGGCTCGATGGTCGCGGGCACCCCGTCCAGGGTGACCTTGTACGTTTCCGGGTCGACGGCGATCACGGGCAGGGCGTCGTTGCGGACCATGTGCTGCTTGCCGACCGTACGGCAGTGCCTCACCGGCAGGACCTTGCTGTCCAGGCCCAGCTTCTGCGGCACGCCGAGGTCGATCGCGGCCTGCGACATGAAGGAGACGCGGGTGGCCTGCCTGGCCTTGCCGTACGCGCCGAACATCGGCCGGTAGTACACCGGTTGGGGGGTCGGCAGCGAGGCGTTGGGGTCGCCCATGAGCGCCCAGTTGATCAGTCCGCCCTTGATGACCATCTTCGGCTTGGCGGCGAAGGAGCCGATCGGCCAGAGCACGATGTCGGCGAGCTTGCCGGTCTCCAGGGAGCCGATGTGCTCGGCGGTGCCGGTGGCGATCGCCGGGTTGATCGTGATCTTGGCGAGGTAGCGCAGGACGCGGAAGTTGTCGTTGCGCTCGGTGTCGCCGTCGAGCTTGCCGCGCTGGTCCTTGCAGTGGTGAGCGGTCTGGAAGGCGCGGGTCCAGGATTCTCCGATGCGGCCCATGGCCTGGGAGTCGGAGGAGAAGATCGAGATGACGCCTTCGTCGTGCAGGACGGTCTCGGCGGCGATCGTCTCGGCGCGGACGCGGGAGTCGGCGAAGGAGACGTCTTCGGGGATGTCGTGGGAGAGGTGGTGGCAGACCATCACCATGTCGAGGAGTTCGTCGACGGAGTTGACGGTGTACGGCAGCGTCGGGTTCGTCGAGGACGGCAGCACGTTGGGCTCGCCGGCGACGCGCATGATGTCGGGGGCGTGGCCGCCGCCCGCGCCTTCGGTGTGGAAGGTGTGGATGGTGCGCCCGTCGATGGCGGAGCGGGTGTCCTCGAAGAAGCCGGACTCGTTGAGGGTGTCGGTGTGGACGGCGACCTGCACGTCGTAGGTGTCGGCCACGTCCAGGGCCCTGCTCAGCGCGGCCGGGGTGGTGCCCCAGTCCTCGTGGACCTTCAGGCCGCAGACGCCCGCCTCGACCTGTTCGATCAGTGCTTCCGGCAGCGAGCCGTTGCCCTTGCCCAGCAGGCCCACGTTGACCGGCAGGTCCTCGACCGCCTGGTACATCCGGCCGATGTTCCACGGGCCCGGCGTGCAGGTGGTGCCGTTGGTGCCGTCGGAGGGGCCGGTGCCGCCGCCGATCATGGTGGTGATGCCGTTGGACAGGCCGTGTTCGGCCTGCTGCGGGGCGATGAAGTGGATGTGGGAGTCGATGCCGCCGGCCGTGGCGATCAGGTGCTCGCCCGAGATCACCTCGGTGCCCGGCCCGATGACCAGCTTGGGGTGGACCCCGGACTGCGTGTGCGGGTTGCCGGCCTTGCCGAGGCCCGCGATGAGGCCGTCCTTGATACCGAGGTCGCCCTTGACCACGCCGAGGATCGCGTCCATGACCACGACGTTGGTGATGACCAGGTCCAGGGCACCCTGCAGGTTGGTGGCCTGCGGATCCTGCCCCATGCCGTCGCGGATGCCCTTGCCGCCGCCGTAGACGGCCTCGTCGCCGTAGTGGCCCTCGTTGTGGTCCTTCTCGACCTCGACGACCAGGTTGGTGTCCGCCAGGTGGAAGCGGTCCCCGACGGTGGGTCCGAACAGGTCGGTGTACTGCTTGCGGCTCAGGACAGCCATCTACTTGTCGCCCTTCTTGTGGGACTTGCTCTTCTTGCCGCTGCCGCTGCCGCTGCCGCTGCCCGTCTTGGATCCGTCGCCGTCTCCGGCGCCGGCCGCGCGGGGTGCGGGCTCGGCGTGGACGTCCTCGATGCGGGCGCCCTTGAAGCCGAGCTCGACCGCCCGGCGCAGCGCGCGGATGCGGGTGTCGGTGGAGCCGAGGCCGCCGTCGGTGAGCGAGCTGAAGCCGATGATGCGGCCGTGGCCGCTGTACGCGGTGAGTTCGACCTCGCGGGTGTCGCCCGGCTCGAAGCGCACGCCGGTGCCGGAGGGAAGGTCGAGGTGCATGCCGTAGGCCGCGTTGCGGTCGAAGTCGAGGGCGCGGTTGACCTCGAAGAAGTGGTAGTGCGAGCCCACCTGGACCGCTCGGTCACCGGTGTTGGAGACGGTGACCTTGGCCTTGCGGCGGCCGGAGTTGATCTCTACGGTGCCTTCGCCGTAGAGGTATTTTGCGCCACCGGACATGGCGGTACTTCCCTTCCTCGGGATCAGTGGTGGGGGCGGCCGTGCGTGCGGCCGTGGTCGTGCCCGTGGTCGTCGCCGTGCCCTTGGCCGTGGCTGTGCCCTTGGCCGTGGCTGTGCCCTTGGCCTTGGCCGTGGCTGTGGTCGCCGCCCGGGCCGTGCGCGTGCGCGTACCCGTGGCCGTGCTCGGCGTCCAGGCCCTCGGTGATGCCGTCCCGCCCGTGGGACAGCCGGTGCAGGGCCTCCTGCACCCGGGTCCGTACGACCTGGTCGACGGCGGCCCGCGACAGCAGCGGGCCGGTGTCCAGGACCCCGGCCGGAACCCGGTCCGGCCCGGCGAACGCCGCCCGCACCAGGCAGACCCGGGACGCCCCCAGGCGGCGGCAGCGATCGGCCCCGTCCGCGAGGTCCGGGTCGCCGCCGTCGAAGGCGACCTCGACCCAGCGGTGGTGCCCGTACTGCCGCACGAGCCGGGCCACCCGGAAGAGGTCCGCGTCCTCGAACGGTCCGGCCGCGGGCGCGGTGACCAGGACGGCGGAGCCCTCGGGCGCCTCGCGCACCGCCTTGAGGGCGGCGGTGCGCAGCCACGCGGTCAGGTGGTCCGCGGTGGCGAAGGGCGGTGCCAGGACGAGCCGTCCGGGCTCCTGGTCGCGGCCGAGCCAGCGCAGGGCGCGGGCGCAGTCGGCGATCAGCCCGGGGTCGCGCCCCAGCGTCATCGGCACCACGCAGACGGGACCGGACGAGGCCGCGAGCGCCTCGCCCACGGCTTCGGCCAGCGGCCGGCCGGTCTGCACGGCGCCGGCCGCCGCGCCGCCCTCGTGGCCCCCGGCCAGGACGACGGAGCGCTCCGATTCCCTGGCCCGGCCCGGCCGTTCGGGTGCGACTGCGGCCATGACTCAGGCGCCGACGGGGTCGTGGCAGGAGACGAGCTTGGTGCCGTCCACGAAGGCGGCCTCGACCTGGAGCAGCGGCAGCATCTCCCGTACGCCGGACATGACGTCGGAGGCGGAGACGAGCTGCTTGCCGAGCTCCATGCACTCGGCGACGGTCTTGCCGTCGCGGGCGCCCTCCAGGATGCCCTCGCTGATCAGGGCGCAGGCCTCGCTGTAGTTGAGCTTGACGCCCCGCTCGCGCCGCTTGCGGGCCAGGTCGGCCACGACGTAGATCCAGAGCTTGTCCATCTCACGGGGAGCGAGATTCATCGGTCACTCACTTTCGGCTCTCGAGGTGGTTCGGGTGCGTGCGTACCGGGGGCGTGCGACCCGGGGCGGCCGCTACCCGGGTGGGTGTGACCCGGGTCCGCACGGGTCCGCGCGGATCTGCCCGTGCGCGGGTCCGGCCGCGCACGGGCGGGATGCGTACGCCTCAGGTGCGCCGCAGCCGGGGGATCGCCGGGACCGCGGCGACGAAGACGAGCGTGGTCAGGACGAACGGCCAGGTGAAGGTGTGCCCGCCGAACGGGGCGAAGAACGCGGTCATGGCCGCCGTCAGGCCCGTCGCGGCCGCGGCGCCCAGCACGGCGAAGCCGAAGCTCCAGGCGGAGCGGACGAGGAACACCCCGCACAGGGCCATGGCGACGAGCACGCTGCTGTAGCCCATGAGCCCCTGCGACACCCCGTCGGAGGGCGAACCCATCGCCCAGGCCACGAAGATGGCGGTTGCGCTGCCGACACAGGCCATGGCGCCGGCCCAGCGGTCGGCCACGAAGATGCCTGCCAGGAAGATCAGCCCGACGTACCACTGCGGCATGAAGAAGATCTGGCCGACATTGGAGAGGAAGGCGTGCCAGAGCTGGTCCCAGCTCAGGGCGGTGGTCCCGGTGGCGGAATCGGGGAGCGCCGCCAAGTCGGGTCCGCTGTGCCAGACCCGGGAGAAGCCGGGCGCGGCGATCGTCATGACGCTCGCGATGATGCAGAACGGCGCGGTGAACGTGGGGATGTTCCACGTGCCGAGGATCGTGGCGAGCGCCGAGGTGACGACCACGACGGTGATGCTGCCGCCGATCGCGAGCAGCAGGGTGGACAGGTGGTCCCACCCGAGGAACACGGCGAACCCGAGCGAGACCAGGGTGCCGTTGAAACCGCGCAGCCCGGCCGAGACGATCTCGCGGTCGATGCCGAAGGCGTAGGCGGTGCCGGTTCCGACGACGGCGCCCAGGAGGCCGTAGAGCGCGTACTGCCAGCCGGCGGCGGCGAGGGCGGCGAGGAAGAGGATGCCCGTGATCGCATTGGGCATGAAATCGACCTGCGCGACACCCCGCAGTACTTCCTGAACGAAACTCGCCGGCTGGGCCGGAGCGGGTTTCGGCTGCTCGGTGACAACGGCTTGCATTTCTTATCTCCCATACGCGAAAAGCGAACCGTTCAGGAATGAACCGTAGCGGCCGACCCGGAAATCGGACGCGGGGTCCCGGGAGTGTCGTGAAACCCGTCGGAGTCCTCCACATGGCTCCGTGTATTCCACGCCAATTGCTTTGAAAGGACGGCCATATTTCCCGTTCTTCCGGCCGGGTGGGTGGGTGATCGGAATATCGCGATGAATGCCCGCGCGGCGCGCGGCGCGGCAATCGGCACCCGGCACCGGGCAATCGGCACCCGGCACCCGGACGGGTCGTCGTCGCGGCCCGGTGGCGCGCCGCCCCGGCCCGGCCCGGCCCCGTGGTGTCCGCTGGGAGCATGCGAGTTTCCGCGGGCGCCCGCTGGTGGGCCGAGCTGTCGCCGGCCGCCGGGGCCGCCGTCATGGCGTCGGGGATCATCTCGGTCGGCCTGCACCTGATCGGCCGCGGCACCCTGTCGCTCGCGGCCCTCGCCGTCTGCGCGGTGCTGTGGTGCCTGCTCGCGGCCGATTTCGCGGCCCGGCTGCTGGGCGACCGGCGGCGCTTCCGGTCCGAGGCCGACACCCCTGCGGCGCTCACCGCCGTCGCCGCCACGACCGTCCTCGGTGCCCGGCTCTCCCTGCTGGGATGGCACGAGGTCGCGGCGGCCCTGCTGGTGCTGGCCGCCGCGCTCTGGCCCGGGCTGCTGTTCGCCGTACTGAAGCACTGGGGGCGGCGGATGCCCGGCGCGGCCTTCCTCGTCTGCGTGGCCACCCAGGGGCTCGCCGTCCTGGCCGGCAGCCTGGCCGCGACCACCGGGCAGGACTGGCTGGACCGGGCCGCGCTGGCCGCCTTCTGCCTGGGACTGCTGCTCTACGCCGAGGCCCTCGTCCGCTTCGACTTCCGTCAGGTCGTCTCCGGCGCGGGCGACCACTGGGTGGCCGGCGGGGCGCTGGCCATCACGGCCCTCGCCGCGGCCGGACTCACGGCGTCACCCGTGTGGACGGGTTGGGCGCACGCGGGGCTGCGTACCGTCACCCTGGCCGCCCTCGGCCTCTCCCTGGCCTGGTACGTCGTCCTCATGGCCGCCGAGGCGCTCGCGCCGCGCCCGCGCTACGACACCCGGCGCTGGTCGAGCGTCTTCCCGCTCGGGATGACGGCCACCGCCTGCCTCTCCGCCGCCGACCCGACCGGCGTGGGGTGGCTGCGCCCCCTCGGCGAGGTGCTGCTCTGGATCGCGGTCGGGGCCTGGCTGCTGACCTTCGCGGCCTTCCTGCTGTCCCGGCCGGGCCGGGCCGCCGGAGCGCCGGACGGCTCGCGGTGAGCGGACGCCGTCCACGGAACTGAGCGGGCGGGTCCCGGCCTTCGGGGCGATCCCTACGCGGGCCGCCCGCCCCCTGTCTCCTATACCCATCTGACGCTGCCCACGACCTACCCTTTCGAGGAGCCGGTCGGGCCTCCTGGCCGGGAGTACGCCGAGGACGAGGAGCAGCCGGTGCGGATCCTGGTGGGTCTGGAGGGCTCCGCCATGGCCGAGGAGAGCCTCGCCGAGGGCCTGGCCCGCCCCGCCGACACCTTCACGGCCCCCGCCGACTGGGAGGAGGCCGGCCCCCGCCCCGGCCCCGCGACCGGACCGGCTCCGGCGGACCCGTCCCCGGCTCGCGCTTCGCCCGGGGGCGCGGCAGGCTGGGGGCATGCCCGAGCTGCCCGAGGTCGAGGCCCTGCGGGAGTTCCTCGACGAGCACCTCGCCGGGCGGGTGGTCGAGCGCGTCCTCCCGCTCGCCGTCAGCGTGCTCAAGACGTACGAGCCGCCCCTGAGCGCCCTCGAGGGGCAGCGGGCCGGGGCCACGGACCGCCGGGGCAAGTTCCTGGCGGTGCGGATCGGCGAGCTCCACCTCG harbors:
- a CDS encoding urease subunit gamma, coding for MNLAPREMDKLWIYVVADLARKRRERGVKLNYSEACALISEGILEGARDGKTVAECMELGKQLVSASDVMSGVREMLPLLQVEAAFVDGTKLVSCHDPVGA
- a CDS encoding urea transporter — its product is MRGVAQVDFMPNAITGILFLAALAAAGWQYALYGLLGAVVGTGTAYAFGIDREIVSAGLRGFNGTLVSLGFAVFLGWDHLSTLLLAIGGSITVVVVTSALATILGTWNIPTFTAPFCIIASVMTIAAPGFSRVWHSGPDLAALPDSATGTTALSWDQLWHAFLSNVGQIFFMPQWYVGLIFLAGIFVADRWAGAMACVGSATAIFVAWAMGSPSDGVSQGLMGYSSVLVAMALCGVFLVRSAWSFGFAVLGAAAATGLTAAMTAFFAPFGGHTFTWPFVLTTLVFVAAVPAIPRLRRT
- a CDS encoding urease subunit beta produces the protein MSGGAKYLYGEGTVEINSGRRKAKVTVSNTGDRAVQVGSHYHFFEVNRALDFDRNAAYGMHLDLPSGTGVRFEPGDTREVELTAYSGHGRIIGFSSLTDGGLGSTDTRIRALRRAVELGFKGARIEDVHAEPAPRAAGAGDGDGSKTGSGSGSGSGKKSKSHKKGDK
- the ureC gene encoding urease subunit alpha, which gives rise to MAVLSRKQYTDLFGPTVGDRFHLADTNLVVEVEKDHNEGHYGDEAVYGGGKGIRDGMGQDPQATNLQGALDLVITNVVVMDAILGVVKGDLGIKDGLIAGLGKAGNPHTQSGVHPKLVIGPGTEVISGEHLIATAGGIDSHIHFIAPQQAEHGLSNGITTMIGGGTGPSDGTNGTTCTPGPWNIGRMYQAVEDLPVNVGLLGKGNGSLPEALIEQVEAGVCGLKVHEDWGTTPAALSRALDVADTYDVQVAVHTDTLNESGFFEDTRSAIDGRTIHTFHTEGAGGGHAPDIMRVAGEPNVLPSSTNPTLPYTVNSVDELLDMVMVCHHLSHDIPEDVSFADSRVRAETIAAETVLHDEGVISIFSSDSQAMGRIGESWTRAFQTAHHCKDQRGKLDGDTERNDNFRVLRYLAKITINPAIATGTAEHIGSLETGKLADIVLWPIGSFAAKPKMVIKGGLINWALMGDPNASLPTPQPVYYRPMFGAYGKARQATRVSFMSQAAIDLGVPQKLGLDSKVLPVRHCRTVGKQHMVRNDALPVIAVDPETYKVTLDGVPATIEPARELPLNHLFYLA
- a CDS encoding urease accessory UreF family protein, encoding MSTTSTPPGASPVQALLVSLQLTDSAFPSGFYTLSHGLEGYAQAKAVTPEGVPELLADLLRHSVGPSDATALALAHRAALAGDWDALAETDQRLHATKLNEGLRRAATRTGRQLLDIARECVGGEPLERYASLVAAKRAPGSQAVAAGVAYAAAGVPAEQALVSDLFAYSASFTGAALRLRLTDHRKAQVILRGIAPVIEEVAGAALRRELADLGGCVPMADVMSGRHERAEARLFAT
- a CDS encoding tellurite resistance/C4-dicarboxylate transporter family protein, producing the protein MRVSAGARWWAELSPAAGAAVMASGIISVGLHLIGRGTLSLAALAVCAVLWCLLAADFAARLLGDRRRFRSEADTPAALTAVAATTVLGARLSLLGWHEVAAALLVLAAALWPGLLFAVLKHWGRRMPGAAFLVCVATQGLAVLAGSLAATTGQDWLDRAALAAFCLGLLLYAEALVRFDFRQVVSGAGDHWVAGGALAITALAAAGLTASPVWTGWAHAGLRTVTLAALGLSLAWYVVLMAAEALAPRPRYDTRRWSSVFPLGMTATACLSAADPTGVGWLRPLGEVLLWIAVGAWLLTFAAFLLSRPGRAAGAPDGSR